One stretch of Clavibacter californiensis DNA includes these proteins:
- a CDS encoding MFS transporter — protein sequence MSTPTITSAPPRGYASLRAAALPLAALCLAFFVEMVDNTLLSIALPTIGRALDSGTTGLQWVTGAYSLTFGGLLLTAGSAADRFGRRRVLLIGLAAFGLISVAVVLVTDIGQLIALRAALGAAAAAMAPVTMSLIFRLFDDDKLRMRSITIVMVVGMSGFVLGPLLGGSILGAVSWQWLLAVNAPLALLVWIGVRAGVPADRREDLTSERLDLPGTVLTVAAIGLGCYTLTSGVERGWLAPVTLACALGAVAAVAGFVLRERRAAAPMIDLAIFRAGPVRGAALTQLGASVAFASILFGLILHFQYAYGWSPMRAGLANLPIIVTMIAASPIAERFATRLGHRMACLVGTGFLVGGLLGLAWAVEHGYLAIMATMIVFTVGLRTIMTICAVALVESMPANRTSIGAALNDTAQELGTSLGTAVVGTLIAALVTTALPAGAWSADLIHSFFAGERTAYLVVAVLTGVITTVGALSLTDSRATEEPTPSDEAARFAA from the coding sequence ATGAGCACCCCCACGATCACCTCCGCGCCACCCCGCGGCTACGCCTCCCTCCGAGCCGCAGCCCTCCCGCTCGCCGCGCTCTGCCTGGCCTTCTTCGTCGAGATGGTCGACAACACGCTGCTGTCGATCGCGCTGCCCACGATCGGACGAGCGCTGGACAGCGGCACGACGGGTCTCCAGTGGGTGACGGGCGCCTACTCGCTCACCTTCGGTGGCCTGCTGCTGACCGCGGGATCCGCCGCCGACCGGTTCGGCCGCCGCCGCGTCCTGCTGATCGGCCTCGCGGCCTTCGGCCTCATCAGCGTCGCCGTCGTCCTCGTCACCGACATCGGCCAGCTCATCGCCCTTCGCGCGGCGCTCGGAGCGGCGGCGGCGGCCATGGCGCCCGTCACGATGTCGCTGATCTTCCGCCTGTTCGACGACGACAAGCTGCGCATGCGCTCGATCACCATCGTCATGGTCGTCGGCATGTCCGGCTTCGTCCTCGGCCCGCTCCTCGGCGGCTCGATCCTCGGCGCCGTCAGCTGGCAGTGGCTGCTCGCCGTCAACGCGCCCCTGGCGCTGCTGGTGTGGATCGGCGTGCGCGCCGGCGTCCCCGCCGACCGCCGTGAGGACCTCACCTCCGAGCGCCTCGACCTCCCCGGCACCGTGCTCACCGTCGCCGCGATCGGGCTCGGCTGCTACACGCTCACGAGCGGCGTGGAGCGCGGCTGGCTCGCGCCCGTCACCCTCGCCTGCGCGCTCGGCGCCGTCGCGGCGGTCGCGGGCTTCGTCCTCCGCGAGCGCCGCGCGGCCGCGCCGATGATCGACCTCGCGATCTTCCGCGCGGGACCCGTCCGCGGCGCGGCGCTCACGCAGCTCGGGGCGTCGGTCGCGTTCGCGAGCATCCTGTTCGGGCTGATCCTGCACTTCCAGTACGCGTACGGCTGGAGCCCGATGCGGGCCGGCCTCGCGAACCTGCCCATCATCGTCACGATGATCGCCGCGAGCCCGATCGCCGAGCGGTTCGCCACGCGCCTCGGCCACCGCATGGCCTGCCTCGTCGGAACCGGCTTCCTGGTGGGCGGGCTGCTCGGCCTGGCCTGGGCGGTCGAGCACGGCTACCTCGCCATCATGGCGACGATGATCGTGTTCACCGTCGGGCTGCGGACGATCATGACCATCTGCGCGGTCGCCCTGGTCGAGTCGATGCCCGCGAACCGCACCTCGATCGGCGCCGCCCTCAACGACACCGCGCAGGAGCTCGGCACCAGCCTCGGCACGGCGGTCGTCGGGACGCTCATCGCGGCGCTCGTCACCACCGCGCTCCCCGCGGGCGCGTGGAGCGCCGACCTGATCCACTCCTTCTTCGCGGGCGAGCGGACCGCCTACCTCGTCGTCGCCGTGCTCACGGGCGTGATCACGACGGTCGGCGCGCTGTCGCTCACGGATTCGCGCGCGACGGAGGAGCCGACCCCGTCCGACGAGGCCGCGCGCTTCGCCGCGTGA
- a CDS encoding TetR/AcrR family transcriptional regulator, with protein sequence MASNGSPKKESTPTPPARARGRQRASHSLDTVLAEAIAILDESGERALTFRALAARLGGGVASIYWYVASRDELLEKVTEEVMGRVLAETEPLTRGSDPVDNVRAVALALFDELVRRPWFGQYMLRNNGLQPNSMMMYERIGQQLLRLDLTSRQRFHAVSSIVSYVVGVAADLAEPPPQEFLESGLDREGFLGTLADRWRELDPEEYPFAHDAAGEMATHDDLDVFRSGLDLLLAGVRQQAGLPPAA encoded by the coding sequence ATGGCCTCGAATGGATCCCCGAAGAAGGAGAGCACCCCCACGCCGCCCGCCCGCGCCCGAGGCCGTCAGCGGGCGTCGCACTCGCTCGACACCGTGCTGGCGGAGGCCATCGCGATCCTCGACGAGTCGGGGGAGAGGGCATTGACCTTCCGGGCTCTCGCAGCACGGCTCGGCGGCGGCGTGGCGAGCATCTACTGGTACGTCGCGAGCCGCGACGAGCTGCTCGAGAAGGTGACCGAGGAGGTGATGGGCCGGGTCCTCGCGGAGACCGAGCCGCTGACCCGCGGATCCGACCCGGTCGACAACGTGCGCGCCGTCGCGCTCGCGCTCTTCGACGAGCTCGTGCGCCGGCCCTGGTTCGGGCAGTACATGCTCCGGAACAACGGGCTGCAGCCCAACTCGATGATGATGTACGAGCGCATCGGCCAGCAGCTGCTCCGGCTCGACCTCACGTCCCGGCAGCGGTTCCACGCGGTGTCGTCCATCGTCAGCTACGTCGTCGGGGTCGCGGCCGACCTCGCGGAGCCGCCGCCGCAGGAGTTCCTGGAGAGCGGGCTGGACCGGGAGGGGTTCCTGGGGACGCTCGCCGACCGCTGGCGGGAGCTCGATCCCGAGGAGTACCCGTTCGCGCACGACGCCGCGGGCGAGATGGCGACGCACGACGACCTCGACGTCTTCCGCTCCGGGCTCGACCTGCTGCTGGCCGGGGTGCGCCAGCAGGCGGGGCTGCCGCCGGCGGCGTGA
- a CDS encoding TetR/AcrR family transcriptional regulator codes for MAKDDKPARVGRPRAVPDAGSPLSPREQILDAAAALFAEHGLSGTSTRAIAERVGIRQASLYYHFAGKDDLLVELLTRSVRPSLDVVRGIEDLVPDRATAAAALHALVMVDFRTLADTPHNIGTLYLLPEVQGERYDGFRQQRRELQDAYGRIGTAAASADVRAAIGPDALGAVLIQLAELVIQLRRRGEPGDADRDAIAATCLRACGLATAEIAVARRDAEELLAAAPAL; via the coding sequence ATGGCCAAGGACGACAAGCCGGCCCGCGTCGGTCGCCCCCGCGCGGTGCCCGACGCCGGATCCCCCCTGAGCCCGCGCGAGCAGATCCTCGACGCCGCCGCAGCGCTCTTCGCGGAGCACGGGCTGAGCGGCACGTCCACGCGGGCGATCGCCGAACGGGTCGGGATCAGGCAGGCGTCCCTCTACTACCACTTCGCCGGCAAGGACGACCTGCTCGTCGAGCTGCTCACGCGCTCCGTGCGCCCCAGCCTCGACGTGGTGCGCGGCATCGAGGACCTCGTGCCCGACCGCGCCACCGCGGCCGCCGCCCTGCACGCGCTCGTGATGGTCGACTTCCGCACGCTCGCCGACACCCCGCACAACATCGGCACGCTCTACCTGCTGCCGGAGGTGCAGGGCGAGCGCTACGACGGCTTCCGCCAGCAGCGCCGGGAGCTGCAGGACGCGTACGGGCGAATCGGCACGGCGGCGGCGAGCGCCGACGTCCGGGCGGCCATCGGGCCGGATGCGCTGGGGGCCGTGCTGATCCAGCTGGCCGAGCTCGTGATCCAGCTGCGCCGCCGCGGCGAGCCGGGTGACGCCGACCGCGACGCCATCGCGGCCACGTGCCTGCGGGCGTGCGGGCTGGCGACGGCGGAGATCGCGGTGGCGCGTCGCGACGCCGAGGAGCTGCTGGCGGCGGCGCCCGCGCTCTAG
- the uca gene encoding urea carboxylase, with translation MSALVSAAAAGERRALDLDTVLVANRGEIACRVIRTAKAMGMRTVAVFSDADRAAPHVREADEAVRLGPAAPRESYLRIDAIIEAARATGAGLIHPGYGFLSENLEFAHVCEEAGIRFVGPTADQILAFGAKHTARELAEAAGVPLLAGTGLLADADEAVAEAERIGLPVMLKATGGGGGIGMQACATADEVREAFGRVTRLAESAFGSTGIFLERLVRPARHVEVQLVGDGEGRVAVIGDRDCSLQRRNQKVIEEAPAPALPDRVRAQLHDSARALAESVSYRSAGTVEFVYDPVREEAAFLEVNTRLQVEHPVTEEVHGVDLVELMLRLARDGAAGLPDDLFTREWIPEGHAVEARVYAEDPAKGSLPSSGLVTQAVLPAGPGIRVDGWIETGLEVSASYDPLLAKVIATGETRDDALDLLGEALDGSRIDGIVTNIGLLRALTDDIELRTATHSTSTLDETDDPAPRIDVVSPGTMTTVQDLPGRLGYWQVGVPPSGPFDPVSLAEANLAVGNPEGAPGLEITVDGPVLRFSTASVVAVTGAPAPVTIDGDAAPMWEPLEVAAGQTLAIGRADGPGLRLFLAVRGGIDVPAYLGSASTFTLGRFGGHAGRALLAGDVLRPGSPDSDAAHPAFPAGARLGIIGGPTPAHRRPALTSTWEIGVTEGPHAAPDFFTRADIDVLYATDYGVHHNSARTGIRLIGPRPAWAREDGGEAGLHPSNIHDTPYAVGAIDFTGDTPIILGPDGPSLGGFVCPAVVASGELWKLGQLRPGDTVRFVPVTEAAAASLVDARASLQVIRAGGDGDDGVIGRLEPTDARPGVAYRRDGDDNVLVEYGDMTLDIALRMRVHALMTRLQEHMPAGVLEVTPGIRSLQVRTDARMLKATAVTRLMQELEDEIPPTGQLVVPSRKVRLPLSWDDPATRLAIERYMAGVRDDAPWTPWNIEFIRRINGLDSVDDVFRTVFDASYLVLGLGDVYLGAPVATPLDPRHRLVTTKYNPARTWTAENSVGIGGAYLCIYGMEGPGGYQFVGRTVQIWNRFRRGGLFQEDPWALRFFDRIEWYPVGAEELLELRAETDAGRGHYETEDGEFSIADHHAFLAANDASIRDFRDTQTRAFEEEKARWRLSGEFDVRDEPPVVEAATVPIPPGATAVTAPFTSTVWRVDVRPGDLVGVGDAVLAVEAMKMESVVGAPVAGRVLDVHIRPGEQVAPGQVLAVIGAAS, from the coding sequence GTGAGCGCGCTCGTGAGCGCCGCCGCCGCCGGCGAGCGCCGCGCGCTCGACCTCGACACCGTCCTCGTCGCCAACCGCGGCGAGATCGCCTGCCGCGTGATCCGCACCGCGAAGGCCATGGGGATGCGCACGGTCGCGGTCTTCTCCGACGCCGACCGGGCAGCGCCCCACGTGCGCGAGGCCGACGAGGCCGTGCGGCTGGGCCCGGCGGCGCCGCGCGAGTCGTACCTGCGCATCGACGCGATCATCGAGGCGGCGCGCGCGACCGGCGCCGGCCTCATCCACCCCGGCTACGGGTTCCTCAGCGAGAACCTCGAGTTCGCGCACGTCTGCGAGGAGGCGGGGATCCGCTTCGTCGGGCCGACCGCCGACCAGATCCTCGCGTTCGGCGCCAAGCACACCGCGCGCGAGCTGGCCGAGGCGGCGGGCGTGCCCCTGCTCGCCGGGACCGGGCTCCTCGCGGACGCCGACGAGGCCGTCGCGGAGGCCGAGCGCATCGGCCTGCCCGTGATGCTCAAGGCCACGGGCGGCGGGGGCGGCATCGGCATGCAGGCGTGCGCGACGGCCGACGAGGTGCGGGAGGCGTTCGGGCGGGTGACGCGGCTCGCGGAGTCGGCGTTCGGATCCACCGGCATCTTCCTCGAGCGGCTCGTGCGCCCGGCGCGGCACGTGGAGGTGCAGCTCGTGGGCGACGGCGAGGGGCGCGTGGCCGTGATCGGCGACCGCGACTGCTCCCTCCAGCGCCGCAACCAGAAGGTGATCGAGGAGGCGCCCGCCCCCGCGCTGCCCGACCGCGTGCGCGCGCAGCTGCACGACTCGGCCCGCGCGCTCGCGGAGTCGGTCTCCTACCGCAGCGCCGGCACGGTCGAGTTCGTCTACGACCCGGTGCGCGAGGAGGCGGCGTTCCTCGAGGTGAACACGCGCCTGCAGGTCGAGCATCCCGTCACCGAGGAGGTGCACGGCGTCGACCTCGTGGAGCTCATGCTGCGTCTCGCCCGCGACGGCGCCGCCGGGCTCCCCGACGACCTCTTCACGCGGGAGTGGATCCCGGAGGGCCACGCCGTCGAGGCCCGCGTCTACGCGGAGGACCCGGCCAAGGGATCGCTGCCGTCGAGCGGCCTCGTGACGCAGGCCGTGCTGCCGGCCGGGCCCGGGATCCGCGTCGACGGCTGGATCGAGACCGGCCTCGAGGTCTCCGCATCCTACGACCCGCTGCTCGCGAAGGTCATCGCGACGGGCGAGACCCGCGACGACGCGCTCGACCTCCTGGGCGAGGCGCTCGACGGCTCCCGGATCGACGGGATCGTGACGAACATCGGCCTGCTCCGGGCGCTCACCGACGACATCGAGCTGCGCACCGCCACGCACTCCACGTCCACGCTCGACGAGACGGACGACCCGGCGCCGCGCATCGACGTGGTCTCCCCCGGCACCATGACCACCGTGCAGGACCTCCCCGGCCGGCTCGGGTACTGGCAGGTGGGCGTGCCACCGAGCGGCCCCTTCGATCCCGTCTCGCTCGCGGAGGCGAACCTCGCCGTCGGCAACCCGGAGGGCGCGCCGGGGCTCGAGATCACGGTCGACGGACCCGTGCTGCGCTTCTCGACCGCGTCCGTGGTCGCTGTGACGGGAGCGCCCGCGCCGGTCACGATCGACGGCGACGCAGCCCCGATGTGGGAGCCGCTCGAGGTCGCCGCCGGGCAGACGCTCGCGATCGGCCGCGCCGACGGGCCCGGGCTCCGCCTGTTCCTGGCCGTCCGCGGCGGGATCGACGTGCCCGCGTACCTGGGATCCGCGTCCACCTTCACGCTCGGCCGCTTCGGCGGCCACGCTGGCCGCGCGCTGCTCGCGGGCGACGTGCTGCGGCCCGGATCCCCCGACTCCGATGCCGCGCACCCCGCGTTCCCCGCGGGCGCGCGCCTCGGGATCATCGGCGGCCCGACCCCCGCGCACCGCCGGCCCGCGCTCACCTCCACGTGGGAGATCGGCGTCACCGAGGGCCCGCACGCGGCGCCCGACTTCTTCACGCGCGCCGACATCGACGTGCTCTACGCCACCGACTACGGCGTGCACCACAACTCGGCACGCACGGGGATCCGGCTCATCGGCCCGCGACCCGCCTGGGCGCGCGAGGACGGCGGCGAGGCGGGGCTGCACCCGTCGAACATCCACGACACCCCGTACGCGGTCGGCGCGATCGACTTCACGGGCGACACCCCGATCATCCTCGGGCCCGACGGACCGTCCCTCGGCGGCTTCGTGTGCCCGGCGGTCGTGGCGAGCGGCGAGCTGTGGAAGCTCGGCCAGCTGCGGCCCGGCGACACGGTGCGGTTCGTGCCCGTGACGGAGGCCGCGGCGGCGTCGCTCGTGGACGCGCGCGCCTCGCTCCAGGTGATCCGCGCGGGCGGCGATGGCGACGACGGCGTGATCGGCCGGCTCGAGCCGACCGACGCGCGCCCGGGTGTCGCCTACCGCCGCGACGGCGACGACAACGTGCTCGTCGAGTACGGCGACATGACCCTCGACATCGCGCTGCGCATGCGCGTGCACGCGCTCATGACCCGGCTGCAGGAGCACATGCCAGCCGGCGTGCTCGAGGTGACGCCGGGGATCCGCTCGCTCCAGGTCCGCACCGACGCGCGCATGCTGAAGGCCACGGCCGTCACGCGCCTGATGCAGGAGCTGGAGGACGAGATCCCGCCCACCGGGCAGCTCGTCGTGCCGTCGCGGAAGGTGCGGCTCCCGCTGTCCTGGGACGATCCGGCGACGCGCCTCGCGATCGAGCGCTACATGGCCGGCGTCCGCGACGACGCGCCGTGGACGCCGTGGAACATCGAGTTCATCCGCCGGATCAACGGCCTCGACTCGGTCGACGACGTCTTCCGCACGGTCTTCGACGCCAGCTACCTCGTGCTCGGCCTCGGCGACGTGTACCTCGGCGCGCCCGTGGCCACGCCGCTGGATCCGCGCCACCGCCTGGTGACCACGAAGTACAACCCGGCGCGCACCTGGACCGCGGAGAACTCGGTCGGCATCGGCGGCGCGTACCTCTGCATCTACGGGATGGAGGGGCCGGGCGGCTACCAGTTCGTCGGCCGCACGGTGCAGATCTGGAACCGCTTCCGCCGCGGCGGCCTCTTCCAGGAGGACCCGTGGGCGCTGCGCTTCTTCGACCGCATCGAGTGGTACCCGGTCGGCGCCGAGGAGCTGCTGGAGCTGCGCGCCGAGACGGACGCCGGACGCGGGCACTACGAGACGGAGGACGGCGAGTTCTCCATCGCCGACCACCACGCGTTCCTCGCCGCGAACGACGCGTCGATCCGCGACTTCCGCGACACGCAGACCCGCGCGTTCGAGGAGGAGAAGGCGCGCTGGCGTCTGTCGGGCGAGTTCGACGTGCGCGACGAGCCGCCCGTCGTCGAGGCCGCGACCGTGCCGATCCCGCCGGGCGCGACGGCGGTCACGGCGCCGTTCACCTCGACCGTCTGGCGCGTGGACGTGCGCCCGGGGGACCTCGTCGGCGTCGGCGACGCCGTGCTCGCGGTGGAGGCCATGAAGATGGAGTCCGTCGTCGGCGCCCCGGTCGCGGGGCGGGTGCTCGACGTGCACATCCGGCCCGGGGAGCAGGTCGCGCCCGGGCAGGTGCTCGCGGTGATCGGCGCCGCGTCGTGA
- a CDS encoding urea amidolyase associated protein UAAP2: protein MTRTVASPVPTGAVHAPDAVLDWGSSLVVGTVVRDDRVAPLAPWSAVVRAGEVLTIVDVGGNQSADCLVYDAVDPDECYSVPDTLVAQGNAYIRTGTVLMSSEGRPLMTVVGNEIDRQDTLGGACSKESNTLRYGHHTAYQHGCRENFLTEASRHGLGARDIVSNINWFMNVPVEEDGSLGIVDGLSAPGKRVALRAERDVLVIVSNCPQMNNPCNDFSCTPLRMIVVQP from the coding sequence ATGACCCGGACCGTGGCATCCCCCGTCCCGACCGGCGCCGTGCACGCGCCCGATGCGGTGCTCGACTGGGGCTCGTCGCTCGTGGTGGGCACCGTCGTGCGCGACGACCGCGTCGCGCCGCTCGCGCCCTGGTCCGCCGTCGTGCGCGCCGGCGAGGTGCTCACGATCGTGGACGTGGGCGGCAACCAGTCCGCCGACTGCCTGGTCTACGACGCCGTGGATCCGGACGAGTGCTACAGCGTCCCCGACACCCTCGTGGCGCAGGGCAACGCCTACATCCGCACCGGCACCGTGCTCATGTCGAGCGAGGGGCGGCCGCTGATGACCGTGGTCGGCAACGAGATCGACCGCCAGGACACCCTCGGCGGCGCGTGCTCGAAGGAGTCGAACACGCTCCGCTACGGGCACCACACCGCGTACCAGCACGGCTGCCGCGAGAACTTCCTGACCGAGGCGTCGCGGCACGGGCTGGGCGCGCGCGACATCGTGTCGAACATCAACTGGTTCATGAACGTGCCCGTGGAGGAGGACGGATCCCTCGGGATCGTCGACGGCCTCAGCGCGCCCGGGAAGCGGGTCGCGTTGCGCGCCGAGCGTGACGTGCTGGTGATCGTGTCCAACTGCCCGCAGATGAACAACCCGTGCAACGACTTCAGCTGCACTCCGCTGCGGATGATCGTGGTGCAGCCGTGA
- a CDS encoding urea amidolyase associated protein UAAP1, producing MRDLRTTDSVTASRADARAQADRRSEWMPYVPASSSPFRPEGVAAEELTWAETVAPGGYAHRVLARGSRLRLDDPTGDACAHLVLYDAEAPWERLNVADTVKIPWQAYLGEGSPLLSGDGRILASIVEDTSGHHDALCGTSTDALNDRRYGGSAPEGPTPSGRSLLVKAAAKHGLTRRDLPPGVSLFQGVRVEEDGALRPTGSAGPGTHVTLVAEMPLLVLLANVPHPLDPRPDHVVGPLRIHAWRGSPTGPADARFHATPELTRAYLNSIDHCEARGTR from the coding sequence ATGAGGGACCTGCGCACGACCGACAGCGTCACCGCCTCCCGCGCGGACGCCCGCGCGCAGGCCGACCGCCGGAGCGAGTGGATGCCGTACGTGCCTGCGTCCTCGTCCCCGTTCCGGCCCGAGGGCGTCGCGGCGGAGGAGCTCACCTGGGCCGAGACCGTGGCGCCCGGCGGGTACGCGCACCGGGTGCTGGCGCGCGGATCCCGCCTCCGCCTCGACGACCCCACGGGCGACGCGTGCGCGCACCTCGTGCTCTACGACGCGGAGGCCCCGTGGGAGCGGCTGAACGTCGCCGACACCGTCAAGATCCCGTGGCAGGCGTACCTCGGCGAGGGCTCCCCGCTGCTGAGCGGGGACGGCCGGATCCTCGCGAGCATCGTCGAGGACACCTCGGGCCACCACGACGCCCTCTGCGGCACCTCGACCGACGCGCTCAACGACCGGCGCTACGGCGGATCCGCGCCAGAGGGCCCCACGCCGAGCGGCCGGTCGCTGCTCGTGAAGGCCGCCGCGAAGCACGGCCTCACCCGGCGCGACCTGCCGCCCGGCGTCTCCCTCTTCCAGGGCGTGCGGGTGGAGGAGGACGGCGCGCTGCGGCCCACAGGATCCGCTGGGCCCGGCACGCACGTGACGCTCGTGGCCGAGATGCCGCTCCTCGTGCTGCTCGCGAACGTGCCGCATCCGCTGGATCCGCGGCCCGACCACGTCGTCGGCCCGCTGCGGATCCACGCCTGGCGCGGCTCCCCCACCGGCCCCGCCGACGCGCGCTTCCACGCGACACCCGAGCTGACGCGCGCCTACCTGAACTCGATCGACCACTGCGAAGCGAGAGGAACCCGATGA
- a CDS encoding APC family permease has translation MSTPNLPSSAAAPTTAPAPVVPPGYAQELHRGVGPFSSFAAGFSFVSILTTVFQLFGLGFGLGGAAFFWAWPIVFVGQLLVALNFAQLAASWPISGAIFQWSSRLAGTTFGWFTGWTMIVGQILTVAVAAIAVQAVLPSIWAGFQIVGGPDADPSVASPTGSANAVLLGIIMLAITTVVNILSVRLMARVTTAGVAIEMVGVVALVAVLFLLPKRGPEVVFTTAGSASEEPYVWAFLASSLMAAYVMVGFDSAGELAEETHSPRKTTPKTIIRALTVSGLGGALLIVGALVAAPSLTDGQLATQGLAWVITSVAGEVGGRLLLCAVAVAVFACTLAVQTSGTRMIYSMAREKALPFHRQLARVSPRTGTPVLTSVVVGVGAVLALAVNAGQSAIFTALSSLCIAMLYLAYLGVTGPLLVARIRGRFPAGGVDEDGKPLFTLGRWGIPINAVAVLFQAGMAVNLIWPRPEIYDLTGESWWLQYSALLFIGATLLVGWGYHAWRHRSDGPIQLTEVPTTATIPVVEPAGASIR, from the coding sequence TTGAGCACCCCGAACCTCCCCTCATCGGCCGCGGCACCCACCACGGCCCCCGCCCCCGTCGTCCCGCCCGGCTACGCCCAGGAGCTGCATCGCGGTGTGGGTCCGTTCTCCTCCTTCGCGGCCGGGTTCTCCTTCGTCTCGATCCTCACGACCGTGTTCCAGCTCTTCGGCCTCGGCTTCGGGCTGGGGGGCGCCGCCTTCTTCTGGGCCTGGCCGATCGTGTTCGTGGGCCAGCTGCTCGTGGCGCTGAACTTCGCGCAGCTCGCCGCGTCGTGGCCCATCTCGGGCGCGATCTTCCAGTGGTCGAGCAGGTTGGCGGGCACCACGTTCGGCTGGTTCACCGGCTGGACGATGATCGTCGGCCAGATCCTCACGGTCGCCGTCGCGGCCATCGCCGTGCAGGCCGTGCTGCCGTCCATCTGGGCCGGGTTCCAGATCGTGGGCGGGCCGGACGCGGATCCGTCCGTCGCCTCCCCCACGGGCTCCGCGAACGCGGTGCTGCTCGGGATCATCATGCTGGCCATCACGACGGTCGTGAACATCCTCAGCGTGCGGCTCATGGCGCGGGTCACGACCGCGGGCGTCGCCATCGAGATGGTGGGCGTCGTCGCGCTCGTCGCCGTGCTGTTCCTGCTGCCGAAGCGCGGACCCGAGGTGGTGTTCACGACCGCGGGATCCGCGAGCGAGGAGCCCTATGTGTGGGCCTTCCTCGCCTCGTCCCTCATGGCCGCCTACGTGATGGTCGGCTTCGACTCCGCGGGCGAGCTCGCCGAGGAGACCCACAGCCCCCGGAAGACGACGCCCAAGACGATCATCCGGGCGCTCACGGTCTCCGGACTCGGCGGGGCGCTGCTCATCGTGGGCGCGCTCGTCGCGGCACCGAGCCTCACCGACGGGCAGCTCGCCACGCAGGGCCTCGCCTGGGTGATCACCTCGGTCGCCGGCGAGGTCGGCGGCCGACTGCTGCTCTGCGCGGTCGCCGTGGCGGTGTTCGCGTGCACGCTCGCCGTGCAGACCTCGGGCACCCGGATGATCTACTCGATGGCACGCGAGAAGGCGCTGCCGTTCCACCGCCAGCTCGCGCGCGTGTCGCCGCGCACGGGCACGCCGGTGCTCACCTCCGTCGTGGTCGGGGTCGGCGCGGTGCTCGCGCTCGCGGTCAACGCCGGGCAGTCGGCGATCTTCACGGCGCTCTCGAGCCTCTGTATCGCGATGCTGTACCTCGCCTACCTCGGCGTCACCGGCCCGCTGCTGGTCGCCCGGATCCGCGGCCGCTTCCCGGCCGGCGGCGTCGACGAGGACGGCAAGCCGCTGTTCACGCTCGGCCGCTGGGGGATCCCGATCAACGCCGTCGCCGTGCTCTTCCAGGCGGGCATGGCCGTGAACCTGATCTGGCCGCGCCCCGAGATCTACGACCTCACGGGCGAGTCCTGGTGGCTGCAGTACAGCGCGCTCCTCTTCATCGGCGCGACGCTGCTGGTCGGATGGGGCTACCACGCGTGGCGGCACCGCTCCGACGGGCCCATCCAGCTCACGGAGGTGCCGACCACGGCGACGATCCCGGTGGTCGAGCCCGCGGGGGCGTCCATCCGATGA
- a CDS encoding RNA polymerase sigma factor, with protein sequence MSASPPGFDVHEAFAEHGGALLGFAVNALQDRGLAEDCVQETFLRAWRARDSFDGERGSARTWLFAIERRVILDVHRARARTPRIVAEDEAPEQATRDADPLDRLRLVEGLARLSDAHREAVVAVHLTGLSYQELSTATGVPVATLRTRVFHALRALRTHLDEVDPA encoded by the coding sequence ATGAGCGCGTCCCCGCCCGGCTTCGACGTGCACGAGGCGTTCGCGGAGCACGGCGGTGCGCTGCTCGGCTTCGCGGTCAACGCCCTGCAGGATCGCGGCCTCGCCGAGGACTGCGTGCAGGAGACGTTCCTCCGCGCCTGGCGCGCCCGGGACTCCTTCGACGGCGAGCGCGGCAGCGCGCGCACCTGGCTGTTCGCGATCGAGCGCCGGGTGATCCTCGACGTGCACCGCGCCCGGGCCCGCACGCCGCGCATCGTGGCCGAGGACGAGGCGCCCGAGCAGGCGACGCGGGATGCGGATCCGCTCGACCGGCTGCGTCTCGTCGAGGGCCTCGCGCGCCTGAGCGACGCGCACCGCGAGGCCGTCGTCGCGGTGCATCTCACCGGGCTCAGCTACCAGGAGCTCTCCACGGCCACGGGTGTGCCCGTCGCCACCCTGCGCACGCGCGTCTTCCACGCGCTCCGCGCCCTCCGCACGCATCTCGACGAAGTGGATCCCGCATGA